The sequence below is a genomic window from Sorangiineae bacterium MSr12523.
TGCGCGTCTTCTTGGCGCAGAACGAAGCGCTGTTCGTGCACGAGAACGATCCGGTCACGCTGTGGACGGACCAGTTCCCCGACAAGAAGATCTCCGCCACCGTCACCCGTTTCGCCCGCGATCTCGATCCGAAGACGCGCACGATGCTCACCGAGATCGAGGTGGACAACACGAAACAAGCCGACGGCGGCCTCTACCCCGGTGTCTTCGTGCGGGTGAAGCTGGATCTGAAGACGCCGCCGGCGGTGACCATGCCGGCCGATTCGCTGGTGATTCGCGGCGGCAAGTCGTTCGCCTTCGTGGTGCGCGACAGCAAGGCCGTGCTGGTTCCCGTCAGCGCCGGCGACACCGACGGCATCAACGTCTACCTCCGCGAGGGCCTGAACCCTGGGGATCAAGTCATCCTGCATCCCGGCGACGAGGTCATCGAAGGCGCCAAGGTTCGCGTCGCGCAGAAGGAAAAGATGACCGCGCTGAACAAGCCTTGAGATCGTAGCCATTTGCTACGGCGTGGCTTCCATCGCCGTTTTCAACGACCACGCGGGCTGCCTGCGTGGTCGTTGTCGTATGGGGCATGCGCTATGCAGCACGTCGGAGGATGGAAAATCCGAAACACGTCAAAAGCGATTTGAAGGACGTGCGGCCCGACGAAATGGCCAATACTGGCGGGAAAAACCGGTGGGGCGAGCAAGGCCGGCAGGGCGAGCGGTCCGATCACGTCACGAAATCGGTGCCCGAGGGCGACAACGAACAGCGCGGTGGTCGCGAACGAAGTGAGCGGCGCGGTGGCGACGCGGTGGGGCCCGCACGCGGGAGCCCGCGGCACTAGGGGCCCGTCATGGTTGCGCGATTTAAGAATCGCGCCGAGGGGGGGCGGCGCTTGGCCGCCAAGCTCGAGCACCTTGGCCCGATGAATCCGATGGTGCTTGCGCTTCCGCGGGGCGGGGTACCCGTCGGCTACGAGGTGGCGCGGGCACTTGGGCTTCCCCTCGACGTGTTCATCGTGCGCAAGCTGGGCGTGCCAGGGCACGAAGAGCTCGCGATGGGCGCGGTGGCGTCGGGCGGGATCCGCGTCCTCAATTCGGCGCTGATCGCGGAGCTCGGCATTCCGAAGGAGCTCGTCGAACGTGTCGCGGAAAGGGAGATGCGCGAGATTGCCCGCCGGGAGACGCGCTACCGCGATGGCCGCCCGCCGGCCGACGTGCACGACCATCTTGCGATCCTGGTGGACGACGGACTCGCCACCGGGGCGACCATGTTCGCCGCCGTATCCGCCGTGCGCGCGAGCGGCGCGAAGCACATCGTCGTGGCGGTGCCCATCTCATCGCCGGACACGTGCTCGCAGATGCGTCAGCACGCCGACGAGGTGATCTGCGCGATGACGCCGGAGCCGCTCTACGCGGTGGGCCTCTGGTACGAGGATTTCACCCAGACCACCGACGAGGAAGTGTGCGCGCTTCTCGCGCAAACCGCCGGCGCGGCCGATACGGCCCATACGAGGAGAGCGGCATCATGAACGACGAGGACGTGCTGCTCGCGCGCATCGGCGATGCGCGCTTCGTCTTGCTCGGCGAAGCTTCGCACGGCACGCACGAGTTCTACAGCGAGCGGGCCCGCATCACGCAGCGCTTGATCCGCGAGAAGGGCTTCGACGCCGTGGCGGTGGAGGCCGACTGGCCCGATGCCTACCGCATCCATCGCTACGTGAACGCCGCCGGCTCGGACCAAGATGCCGAGGAGGCACTGCGGGGCTTCGCCCGCTTTCCCACGTGGATGTGGCGCAACGCGGACGTGCTCGACTTCGTCGGCTGGCTGCGCGATGAAAACGAAGGCCGCGCCCACAAGGTCGGCTTCTACGGCCTCGATTTGTACAGCCTCTTCGGATCCATTGCCGAGGTGCTCCGCTACCTCGACAAGGCCGATCCCCCGGCCGCGGCGCGCGCCCGGGCACGATATGCATGCTTCGATCACTACGGAGGCGATCCGCAGGTGTACGCCTACGCGGCGGGGCGCGACGTGAGCGCCTCGTGCGAACGCGAGGCGTTGCTGCAGCTGCTCGAGCTGCAGGCGCGCGCGCTGGAGTGGACCCGCAGCGACACGGAGCTCTTCGACGCGGAGCAGAATGCCCGTCTCGTGAAGAACGCGGAGGAGTACTACCGCCACATGATGCGCGGCCGCGTCTCCACCTGGAACCTCCGCGATCGGCACATGATGGATACACTGCGGGAGCTCGATCGCCATCTCGCCAAGTCGATGCATGGCAAAAAGCCGCGCATCGTCGTTTGGGCACACAATTCGCACTTGGGCGATGCGCGGGCCACGGAGATGGGCCGCCGCGGTGAGTGGAACGTGGGGCAGCTCGCGCGCGAGGCTTACCCCGGCGAGACGTTCCACCTGGGCTTCACCACGTACGAAGGCACCGTCACCGCGGCCTCCGATTGGGATGCGCCCGCCGAGCGCAAACACGTGCGCCCCGCACTGAGCGGAAGCTACGAGGAGGTCTTCCACCTCACGGGCATGCCGCGTTTTCTCTTGGTTCGCGGGGGCGGGCACGATGCGCTCTGGCATGGGCCGCGGCTGCAACGCGCCATCGGTGTCGTGTACCGCCCGGACACGGAGCGATGGAGCCACTACTTCCACGCCGCGCTGGCCTCGCAGTTCGACGCTGTCCTCCACATCGATCGCACACGCGCCGTCGAGCCGCTGGAACGCACCGCGACATGGCACAGCGGGGAAGTGCCCGAGACGTATCCATTCGCTGTCTGAAGCTGTCCAACCACGAAAGGAGAAGCACATGCAACCGACGGTTCGAACGCCGGGCGACAAGCGTCCCGAAACGAAGCAGCTCGTCACCATCCGTGCCGGCATGGCGCTCCTCGAGGGGGAACTCGCCGTGCCGCAAGCCCCGCACGGCCTCGTTTTCTTCGCGCACGGCAGTGGAAGCAGCCGCCATAGTCCGCGCAACCGCATCGTGGCGCAGGCCCTTCGCAACGATGCCCAGGTGGCGACGTTGCTCTTCGACCTGCTGTCGCCCGACGAAGAGCAGATCGACGTCCGCACCGGGAGGATGCGCTTCGACATCGACCTGCTCGCGCGCCGCCTCATCGTGGCGACCGACTGGGCGCGCGGCCGACGCGAGGGCGAGCGCATCGGCTACTTTGGAGCGAGCACGGGCGCAGCCGCAGCCTTGCTCGCCGCCGCCGTGCGCCCCAACGACGTGGCCGCGGTCGTTTCACGCGGCGGGCGGCCCGACTTGGCGGGTTTCGCCCTGGACAGGGTGCGCGCCCCGACCTTGCTCATCGTCGGAGGCGAGGATTACCCGGTCATCGACATGAATCGAGAGGCCATGGCGCACCTGCAACACGTGGAAACACGCCTCGACGTCATTCCGCGCGCCACGCACCTCTTCGAGGAGCCGGGCGCCCTCGGGGAGGTCGCACGCCGCGCGGCCGAGTGGTTCCGACGCCACATGATGCCGAAGCAGTAGCATTTGACGGTGTGGCACCCGGATACTACCTTCGCAGCGTGTCCGCCTCTTCTTCCGAGCCCGCAGGTAAGCCTCCGCGTTTCGCCCCCAAGCCTCCGTGGCTCAAAGTTCGAGCCCCCGGCGGTGAATCGTACGGGCGCCTGAAGGAAACCTTCCGCGAGCTCGACCTTCACACGGTGTGCGAAGAGGCGCGCTGCCCCAACGTAGGCGAATGTTGGTCCGAGGGCACGGCGACCGTCATGCTGCTCGGGGACGTGTGCACCCGAGGCTGCCGCTTCTGCGCGGTCACCACGGGCGATCCCCGCGGCGCCGTCGACGTGCGCGAGCCCGAGCACGTGGCCCGCGCCATCGCGCGCCTGGGCCTGCAATACGTCGTCATGACCATGGTCGACCGCGACGACCTGCTCGACGGCGGAGCCTCCCACGTGGCCCGCACGGTCACGCGACTCCGCGAGCTGCGGCCGGACATCCTCATCGAGACCTTGCTCGGCGACTTCGGCGGCCACCTTTCCTACGTGGACATCACCGTCGATGCGAAGCCCCACGTGTGGGCGCACAACATCGAGGTCGTCCGCCGCCTCCAGCGCCGCATCCGCGACGTGCGTTGCAGCTACGAGCAATCCCTCGCCGTGCTCCGCCGCGTCAAAGAGCGGGATCCGGAGCGCATCACCAAGTCGAGCATCATGGTCGGCATCGGCGAAACCGACGACGAGGTCGAGGAAACCTTGGCGGATCTTCGCACCGCCGGGGTCGACCTGGTGACCATCGGGCAGTACCTGCGTCCGACGCCGAAGCACGTTGCCGTCGACCGCTACGTCACACCGGAAACGTTCCTCCGCTTCGAAAACAAGGCGAAGGAGCTCGGCTTTGCCTTCTGCGCGAGCGCGCCGCTGGTTCGAAGCTCGTACAAGGCCGCCGAAGTCTTCGTCAAAAGCGTGCTCCGCCCCGGCGATCCCGAGGCGGCGAAGAAGCTTCTCTCCGAGCGCCTCGCGGAAGCGCAAGCCGCCGCGGCCATCATCGATGGGCAGAGCGCGACAGGGGAAGCACCGCGCACCGTGAGCGAGCTTGCGGCCCGCGCTGCGGTCTCCTTGATCCCGGCAACGAGCTTGGTTCGAAGGGCGCCCTCGGAGGTCTAACGACGATGCTCGCCCCCAAGATTGCGGCCGCGTCCCTTGCGTGGGTGGTCGCGTCTTGCTCCTCGTGCGGACACAAAGAGGAGAAGGTGGGCGTCGTCGTCGGTCCACCGCTGACCATCGACCGGGATGCAGGAGCCTCCACTCCGTTTCCCGATCTCGATGCGGAGGCGCCCCACGGTGCGCCGGTGACCGCGACGTTCATCGATTTGACCGCGTCCGGTGCGCCCATCTCGGTGCGCACGTGCGAACAGGTCGTCGTCAGCGCGGTGCAGGGCGAAGCCAACGCCGACAACGAGCGCCTCGCCGAGGGCGATTTCCTCATTACGCAAGGCGAGGGGACCCTCACCGTGAAGGGCGCGAAAGGTCTCGCATTGGTGGCGGCCGTGCGCACCGATCCCTGCACCCCGCGTAACCCGAAGGAGGCGCCGCCGCCGCTTACGCACC
It includes:
- a CDS encoding phosphoribosyltransferase; this encodes MVARFKNRAEGGRRLAAKLEHLGPMNPMVLALPRGGVPVGYEVARALGLPLDVFIVRKLGVPGHEELAMGAVASGGIRVLNSALIAELGIPKELVERVAEREMREIARRETRYRDGRPPADVHDHLAILVDDGLATGATMFAAVSAVRASGAKHIVVAVPISSPDTCSQMRQHADEVICAMTPEPLYAVGLWYEDFTQTTDEEVCALLAQTAGAADTAHTRRAAS
- the lipA gene encoding lipoyl synthase; the protein is MSASSSEPAGKPPRFAPKPPWLKVRAPGGESYGRLKETFRELDLHTVCEEARCPNVGECWSEGTATVMLLGDVCTRGCRFCAVTTGDPRGAVDVREPEHVARAIARLGLQYVVMTMVDRDDLLDGGASHVARTVTRLRELRPDILIETLLGDFGGHLSYVDITVDAKPHVWAHNIEVVRRLQRRIRDVRCSYEQSLAVLRRVKERDPERITKSSIMVGIGETDDEVEETLADLRTAGVDLVTIGQYLRPTPKHVAVDRYVTPETFLRFENKAKELGFAFCASAPLVRSSYKAAEVFVKSVLRPGDPEAAKKLLSERLAEAQAAAAIIDGQSATGEAPRTVSELAARAAVSLIPATSLVRRAPSEV
- a CDS encoding erythromycin esterase family protein; the encoded protein is MNDEDVLLARIGDARFVLLGEASHGTHEFYSERARITQRLIREKGFDAVAVEADWPDAYRIHRYVNAAGSDQDAEEALRGFARFPTWMWRNADVLDFVGWLRDENEGRAHKVGFYGLDLYSLFGSIAEVLRYLDKADPPAAARARARYACFDHYGGDPQVYAYAAGRDVSASCEREALLQLLELQARALEWTRSDTELFDAEQNARLVKNAEEYYRHMMRGRVSTWNLRDRHMMDTLRELDRHLAKSMHGKKPRIVVWAHNSHLGDARATEMGRRGEWNVGQLAREAYPGETFHLGFTTYEGTVTAASDWDAPAERKHVRPALSGSYEEVFHLTGMPRFLLVRGGGHDALWHGPRLQRAIGVVYRPDTERWSHYFHAALASQFDAVLHIDRTRAVEPLERTATWHSGEVPETYPFAV
- a CDS encoding AraC family ligand binding domain-containing protein, producing the protein MLAPKIAAASLAWVVASCSSCGHKEEKVGVVVGPPLTIDRDAGASTPFPDLDAEAPHGAPVTATFIDLTASGAPISVRTCEQVVVSAVQGEANADNERLAEGDFLITQGEGTLTVKGAKGLALVAAVRTDPCTPRNPKEAPPPLTHRIVRANAAPELTWGGGKMHAHLDVESELTGAYVGRIAGAAPIAEHAHDSSWEIVCTVQARGTFTLDGQTKPVGPRQVLMIPPGAKHSFAPEAGSTLSAIQFYWPRGPEQRFRELDKRDRQSGKSGKR
- a CDS encoding dienelactone hydrolase family protein, whose amino-acid sequence is MQPTVRTPGDKRPETKQLVTIRAGMALLEGELAVPQAPHGLVFFAHGSGSSRHSPRNRIVAQALRNDAQVATLLFDLLSPDEEQIDVRTGRMRFDIDLLARRLIVATDWARGRREGERIGYFGASTGAAAALLAAAVRPNDVAAVVSRGGRPDLAGFALDRVRAPTLLIVGGEDYPVIDMNREAMAHLQHVETRLDVIPRATHLFEEPGALGEVARRAAEWFRRHMMPKQ